The Acinetobacter calcoaceticus sequence GGCGGACCTGCCTTGCTCGATGGCGCGAACTTTAATCTAGAACGTGGCGAACGAGTCTGTTTAATTGGGCGTAATGGTGAAGGTAAGTCTACTTTACTTAAACTCATCGAGGGAAGCCTATTACCAGATTCTGGTGAAGTTTCCATTCAAAATGGTTTAACTGTCTCAATGTTAGCCCAAGACGTTCCAATGGACTCAGGCAAAGTAGCCGACATTGTGGCAGATGGTGCCGGAGAAGCGGCAGAAGTACTCAGGGCTTATCATGAAGCGACCGACGCTTGTATGCTAGGAGATATGGAAGCCTGTGACCGTATGGGTAACCTTCAGCATAAACTAGACCAGTTAGACGGCTGGGCACTAGAGAACAAGGTAAATGCTCTTTTAAGTAAAATGGGGCTTGATCCAAATGCAGACTTAGCAGACTTATCTGGTGGACGTAAACGCCGTGTTTTATTAGCGCGCGCTCTTTTGACACAACCAGACGTATTACTGCTCGACGAACCGACGAACCATTTAGATGTTGAAAGTATTGAATGGCTAGAAAAATTCTTACTCGATCAAAATAATTTAACGCTTCTGTTTATTTCACATGACCGTTCTTTTGTAGATAGTATTGCAACTCGAATTGTTGAACTCGATCGTGGCGTTTTACGCACGTATGAAGGCAACTATTCACGTTATTTAGAGCTTAAAGCTCAGCAAATGGAAGCAGAAGAAAAACAGAATGCTTTATTTGATAAAAAATTAGCAGAAGAAGAGGCTTGGATTCGTCAAGGTATTAAGGCTCGTCGTACCCGTAATGAAGGCCGCGTTCGTGCTTTAAAAGCTTTGCGTGACGAATCAAAAGCACGTCGCTCACAACAAGGCAAAGTGAGTATGGCGACTCAAGACGCCAATCGTTCGGGTAAATTAGTCTTTGATATCGAAAACTTAAGCGTATCTTATGGTGACAATCTACTGATCAAAGATTTTTCTGCTCTTGTCATGCGTGGTGACCGTATTGGTTTAGTCGGTGATAACGGTGTTGGTAAAACGACATTAATTAAAGCCATTTTAGGTACAATCGAACATGGTGGTTCAGTTAAAACAGGCACCCAGTTGGAAGTTGCTTATTTTGACCAATTGCGTAATGCCTTAGACCTTGAAAAAACAGTCATGGCCAACGTTTCAGAAGGCTCTGATTTTGTTGATGTGAATGGTAACCGTCGTCATATTTACAGCTACCTTCAAGACTTCCTATTTTCACCTGAACGTGCCCGTACTCCAGTAAAAGCACTTTCTGGTGGTGAACGAAATCGTATCTTACTGGCTAAATTGTTGCTCAAACCGTCCAATCTGATTGTAATGGATGAGCCAACCAATGATTTAGACATGGTTACACTCGAGCTTCTCGAAGAAATGTTATCCGATTACAAAGGAACCTTGCTTCTCATTAGCCATGACCGTGCCTTTATGGACAACGTGGTAACGTCGACGTGGGTATTTGATGGTAAAGGTAACATTGCAGAGTACATCGGTGGCTATCAAGATTATTTACAACAGCGTCCAGATGATAAAGTTGTAGATCAGAAATCTGATGTAAAAAAAGCTCAGGCAAAAGCTGAAGCTGAAAAAGCCGCAGCTCAGAACAGTGTTAAAAAAGTCAAACTTAGTTATAAAGATCAGCGTGAACTTGAACAATTACCCGCTGAAATTGAAAAGCTGGAAACTGAACAAGCTGAACTTTCAAATAAATTAGCTGATGGTTCATGGTTTGTGAGTAATGCTGATGCAGCAACAAAAGCAAGCCAACGTCTTACGGAAATTGACGAGTTATTACTTGAAAAATTGGAACGCTGGGACGTACTTGAACAAATGAGTAAAGGAAACTAATCAGCTTTACTTTCCTAAAAAGAACGTAAAAAGAGCCTCCTTAAATTTAGGGGGCTTTTTTATATTGCGAATATAAGCTTTTTAAAAATCAAATCCTATACATCACATAATGGTAATCGATTATATCTTTTCTATTTTCAGTATTTTAAAAATAGCCTTAGACTTGAATATAAGATTTATAAAAATAATTATGCTATACCTAACAACATAATAATATTGGAGTGTTTTCGCATGCTGGAGCTTTCTCAAATTTTGGCATTTGGACTAATTTGTTTGGCGATGGTACTCACTCCTGGCCCCAATATGATTTACCTGATTTCCCGCTCAATTTGCCAAGGGAAAACAGCAGGATTTATCTCTTTAGGCGGCGTAGCTGTAGGTTTTATCTTTTATATGCTTTGCGCATCTTTTGGTATTACGGCGTTAATTGTCGCTGTTCCCTACGCTTATGACACCATTCGGATTGCTGGTGCAATTTATTTACTTTGGCTTGCATGGAAAGCACTACGACCAAATGCCGCCCCTATTTTTAATCTAAAAGATTTATCAGTAGATTCCCCAGCTAAACTTTTTTTAATGGGTTTTGCGACCAACTTGCTTAATCCTAAAATTGCCATTATGTATTTATCTTTACTGCCACAGTTTATTCACCCCCAACAAGGCAGTATTTTATGGCAATCAATTCAACTTGGTACAATTCAAATTTTTGTAAGCGTTTCAGTAAATGCTCTTATTGTACTTTCTGCAGGTAGCATTGCACTTTTTCTACAACAAAAGCCTCTTTGGGCAAATATACAACGCTGGCTCATGGGAACTGTATTGGCCGGCCTCGCTGTTAAAATTCTTTTAGAAAATCGCCGATAACCCAGCCTTCTTATTTCATCCTCTCTTAACACTCAATTGAACAGTGTATTACGACGATAAATTCAGTTCGTGATACACTTTTGCCAGTTTTAACTTTTTGAAATCTTTTTATCGTTATGAGCCAAAAGCAGCCTTATACGCCCGGTGAGTTTCAATGGTCCTTTTTATTGCCTAAATATTGGGGTGTTTGGATTGCTATTGTTTTTTTAATGCTTTTGGCTATTTTACCGTGGGCCATACAATGGCGTCTGGCGCATGGTGTAGCGAATCTGGCTTGGAAATATTTAAAATCACGCCGTAAAACAACTATTCGTAATTTAGAAGTCTGCTTTCCTGAATGGTCTGCCGATAAAGTTCAGCAACAAGCGCAACAAGTTTTTGTCGACATGATGCTAGGCGTGTTTGAAACATTAAATGCTTGGTATAAACCTGATTGGTTCAAAAACCGAGTTACTATTGAAGGTTTAGAACATATTACAAATGCTCAAGCTCAGGGTAAAGGTGTTTTATTACTAGGCACTCATAGCACGCTTCTTGATGCAGGCGGCTATCTTTGTGCTCAATATTTTGAACCTGATGTTGTCTATCGCCCTCAAAACAACCCCTTACTCGACATGCTGATTTATCGTTGCCGTGGCACAATTTATAAAGCACAAATCGATCATGACGATATGCGTGGTTTAATTCGTCACCTTAAAGATGGCGATGCAATTTGGTATAGCCCAGATCAAGACTTTGGGCTCAAACAAGGCGTGATGGCACCTTTCTTTGGTGTACCAGCAGCCACAGTCACTGCACACCGCCGCTTATTGAAAATCTCAAAAGCAGTTGCTGTACCTTTATATTTCTACCGCCATGGAGACCTTAAGAACCCGAAATATCATGTTCTGATTGAACCTGCGGTCGACAATATGCCAAGTGAAGATGAAGTTGATGATGCAACACGCGTCAATAAAATTATTGAAAATCAACTTAGAATCGCACCAACTCAATATATGTGGTTCCACCGTCGCTTTAAAACACGTCCTGAAGGATATGAAGAAATCTATTAATAATCCTCAGTAACGGCCGCACGGTAGTAATAAACATCTAAATAATATCCAGTATGTACTATCGTGCGAAGGCGACAAGGATGTCGCCCGTTGGACTACGACATCACGGATGTGTCGTTAGTCCAACAAATGGTTTTGTTACTTTTGCCAAAACAAAAGTAAGGAGTAAACTCCAAATATTGAATGAATAAACTGCAAGACTCCGCTTTGCTACAACCTAAAGGCAAAAATAATGAAAGTGATGCAACTTCTCCCAGAACTCAACAGCGGTGGCGTAGAACGCGGCACACTTGAAATCGCACGTGCGCTTGTTGCACAAGGCCATCAGTCTATTGTTGTGTCCAATGGCGGGCGCTTAGTTTCACAGCTCGAAGCTGAAGGTTCTACTCACCTAACACTACCGATTCATAAAAAGTCACTTTCAAGCCTGTGGCAGATCCGGCCTTTACGCCAGCTTATTGAACAGCATCAGCCCAACATTGTTCATGTCCGTTCTCGTGTACCTGCATGGTTAACTTATTTTGCTTTAAGAAAAATACCTAAAAATAAACGCCCTCATCTCATTAGCACGGTGCATGGCTTCTACTCAGTCAATCGTTATAGCGCAATTATGACTCAAGCCGAGAAAGTCATTGCTGTTTCTGACAGCGTGGTTAAATACATCACTGACCATTATAAAAACTGCCCTCCCCAAGATATTGTTCGCATTTATCGAGGGATTGACCCAGCTGCTTTTCCGCATAACTATCACCCTCCAGCACAATGGTTTAATCAAGTTTTTAATGACTTTCCTGAACTCGAAAATAAATTTTTACTTTGCTTACCTGGCCGTATTACACGTTTAAAAGGCCATGAAAGCTTAATTGAACTTATGCAAAAACTAGGTGAACAATATCCTCAACTACATGCGGTTGTGGTCGGCGGTGCTGATACAAAAAAACAGGCCTATTTAAATGAGCTGCAAAGCACCATTCAAAGTAAAGGACTTGCAGATAAAATTACCTTCGTAGGACATCGCTCAGATATACGTGAATGGCTCGCTTTTAGCGATATTGTCTTATCACTATCTAATCAAGCTGAAACATTTGGTAGAACAGCCTTAGAAGCGCTCTCAGTAGGTACACCAGTCATTGGCTGGAACCGTGGAGGTGTTGCCGAGATTTTATCTAATGTCTATCCACAAGGTCTTGTTGAAGTAGAAAATGAAACGGCTTTACTGGAAACAGTGAAAAAACATATTGAGCAGCCTCAAGCCGTTGACCCCGTTACTATGTTTAGCTTGAAAGACATGTGTGATCAGACACTAGCTCTATATGAGTCAGTACTAAAATGACTCCATAAAAAAACCCGCGATCAACGCGGGTTTTTATTACAACTAGAAAAAGTCTGGTTTATTTAAACGATGCTTCATAAGCTGCTGCTTTTTCAGAGTCGTATTGTTTTTCCCATTTACTAATTACAAGTACTGCAAGTGCATTACCTACAACGTTCAACGCTGTACGTGCCATATCCATGATACGGTCAACACCTGCAATAAATGCCAAGCCTTCTACAGGAATACCAACACTACCTAATGTGGCAAGTAACACAACAAATGATACGCCAGGAACACCCGCAATACCTTTAGAAGTAATCATTAAAGTTACAACTAAAATGACTTGTTGGCTAATTGACATTTCGATACCGTAAAGCTGTGCAATAAAGATTGCTGCGATACTTTGGTAAAGCGTAGAACCATCAAGGTTAAATGAATAACCTGTTGGAATAACAAAACTAGAAATTGCTTTAGGCGCGCCATAAGCTTCCATCTTTTGCATAATACGCGGTAAAACTGTTTCTGAACTTGCAGTTGAAAATGCCAAAATCAATTCATCTTTTAAAATCTTAAGTAAGATAAAGATATTAATTCCGAACATTTTTGCAGTTAAACCAAGTACCACTAAAGCAAAGAACAAAATCGCACTATATACCAATACGACTAACTTGCCCAAAGGAATAAGTGAAGCGAAACCAAAGTTTGCAACGGTTACTGCTATCAGGCCGAATACACCCACAGGCGCATACTTCATGATGATATGCGTTACGCGGAACATTGTTTCTGAAACTGCATGAAACACATTCAACAATGGGTCTTTAGTGGTTGCTGGTAATGAAGATAACCCCACACCAAATAACACAGCAAAGAAAATCACAGGTAACATTTCGCCATGCGCCATTGAACTAATAATGTTCGTTGGGATAAGCGATAATATTGTTTGAATAAGACCATGTGACTGAGACTGAACTTCTTCAGTTGTATGCTTGTATTGAGAAATATCTGACTGCACCAACTGAGACATATCAATGCCTGAGCCTGGGTGGAAAATATTTGCTGCAACCAAGCCAACCAAAATAGCAATAGTCGTAATAATTTCAAAATAGAGAATGGTTTTAAAACCAAGTCGTCCTAAACTTTTCGTACTGCCAACACCGGCAATACCTAAAATTAAGGTTGAGAAAACGATTGGAATAACAATCATTTTAATCAAGCTAATAAAAATCTTACCCAATGGAGCAAGAAAATTATTCACAATACTATCTTTGATTTCAGGCTGGTTATGTAAAACAGCCCCGACAACTATCCCTAGGATTAAAGCAATTAAAATTTGCCAAGCAAGGCTAAATTTAAAATTCTTCATAAGACAATCCTTATGCACCGCAAAGTATCAAATATGAGAGGGAGAAGACCACTAGCTAAGAGTGAAACCTCAATATGTACAGTAATTTCCAAACAGAAACTTAAATGCACAAACAAATCACAGCTCGCCGCTCCGGCGAGATAAACAACAATGCCTGTTGACGATCCAACATGTCAACGATCGGCACATTCTATTGAGATTTGCCAATTAAACAACCCCAATTTATATCTAAATAAAACAAATACCATGCTGATAGATAAAAAAACTAAAAAAACAATTACTTAAACAGAATAAAAATTGTATCTCTTCCTAAAAAAACAGCCAAAGTATTAGAAAAACTTACTATTGATATGCGTAGTTAAAAAGTTTTAAAAATTAAATATTTCTTAAAAAGAACAAAAATTACAATAACTTGTGACTATCTATTCAATAAACAATGTCTAGAATTCACTTTATGAAAGGCTCAGGTAAATGCAGTTAACTTATGCCGAAAAATATAGAATGAATCTCTTTCCGTCTCAGCTATAAAAGCTACAACCTACCCTTTAAATATTTTAAATCTAACCATAAGCCAAATTATGAAGGGCCAAAAAACCGTATTGATAATATCGTGTACACTTGCGCCAACTCGCCAATAACCGTAATTTATCAGATCATCACGGGCATCAAACAACTCTGCACCAATAGCAATAATAATAGTTGCCCATATTGCCCAAGACGATTTCAATTGACGATGATGAAAAAAGGCAACTATAAAAAATACAGCTAAGCCGGCATAGATATGTAAGGCATCACGCGCTAAATCAGTTAAATTAACAATATAAATTTTGAACTCTTGAAAGTTTGATAAATACATAGCTGTTTATTTTCTTGATATTTAAAAAAGCATAACCCGAGTTCTGCGTCCTGCAAAACTCGGGTAAATGAGGTTGTGCTTTCAGGTTAATCGTTATTTTTATCGTTTCCGTTCCAACATCTGATCCGTGATGCTATTCCATATCAGCTTAATGTATCCTTACGTGGGATCGTCCATTCCCGTTTCCGTGTGCCGATGAATGTAGAATACGTTTTTTATAACCATCTGCCTATTCGCCCTAGACTCAAATCTTTGTACGATATTGCTTACATTTCATTTTCATATACTTTTCTCTTTATAAGGCTGTGCGATTTCATCAGTCACTATTTTCTCTTCTTTTTCAGCCTTTGCAATTCCTTCTTGTATAGCGGTTTGAGCCTCTTCTTCATCGGTTTGAGTTTGTTCCAATTCTTCTTGAACTTGTTCAAATATCCGACCGGTCTGCAAAACGACATACACAGGAAAATGATCAGATCCAATATGTGGCAAACGTTGCATTTTAACTAAACCAAAGTCTGTACTATGAAAAATATGGTCTAAAGACCAACGCAGTAATGGATAATCTGCATGAAAAGTATTAATGAAATGTCGGCCAACCCGTGGGTCAAGTAATCCGCTAATCCGCTGAAATAAACGTGTAGTACGTGACCACGCTACATCATTTAAATCCCCCATCACAATACAGCTTTCATCTAAGTCTTTAATCTGATCCCCAACAATTAAAAGTTCGGCATCTCGTAAAGTCGAATCTTTCGCTTCAGTTGGGCTCGGTGGCTTTGGGTGCAAACAATAGAGTTGAACTGACATTCCTGAACGCAGCGTTACAGTGGTGTGAATCGAAGGAATTTCATCACTTAAAATAAATTTAACTTCAGTATTAGATAAAGGTAAACGGCTATATAAATGCATTCCATATAAATTATCTAAAGGCACAGGAACACGATACGGGTAGTTTTGTTCAATTCCGTTTAAAGCATTTTCCCATATCTTGTCACTTTCTAAGGTAAGCAGTAAATCAGGCTGTAATGTCTGAACCTGTTCAAGAAGTAAATGATATTTATCATTAGGGGTTAGAACGTTAGATACAATCAATGAGATCTGCTTTTGAGGATCTAATTGAGACCGTCTCACCTGTTTAACCTGTTTTTTCCAGAGCAAGGTATAAGGCAAAACCATTTTAAGCTGATAGGCGATGGCAGCGATGAGCACAGCAAGCAATATTTCACGCCATAGATTCCATTCGGTAGGCCAAAACAGCATGCCCACAAAGGCTAATAGTCCAACAAATAAAATCTGCAAACGGGGGAAATCGGCGCCTCGAAACCACCACTCATCACGAGGAATAAGTGACCAGAAACTTAACCAAATCACCAGACCAGCTAAAACTTCGATATAAATCATTGAATTTTCTCTTTTAAGATGATTTGATTTTTAAATTTTTTGTCATCTTTATCAATTTTGTATGTAACATAAACAAGATATTCTACTCAATAAACATGGTGTTTTCTTTCTGTAACGCTTGCAGTTGTGGACACTTTTGATACACTCAACTCCCCCTAACAATTTTAACGCACCGAGGCAAAATGACATGAAAGTAGGTCTGGTCGGTTGGCGCGGGATGGTCGGTTCCGTCCTTATGCAACGTATGGTTGAAGAGAATGATTTTGCTCATATTGAGCCATTTTATTTCTCTACCAGTAATGCAGGTGGTGAAGCTCCTTCATTTGGTGGTAAGACTGCCCCAGCACTTATGGAAGCTACAGACATTAATAGTCTGAAGCAAATGGATGTCATTATTACCTGTCAAGGTGGTGACTATACGTCTGAAGTTTTCCCACAGTTAAAAGCAACTGGTTGGAATGGCTACTGGATTGATGCAGCCTCTACTTTACGTATGTCAGATGATGCAATCATCGTTCTTGACCCAGTAAACCTTAACGTTATCAAAGACGGCTTGGTTAACGGCACCAAAACTTTCGTTGGCGGTAACTGTACAGTATCGCTTATGTTGATGGGTGTAGGTTCACTTTTCCAAAATAATTTGGTTGAGTGGATGACTGCTATGACTTATCAAGCAGCATCAGGCGCTGGCGCACAAAACATGCGTGAGCTTATTACTGGTATGGGCTACTTATATAACAATACCAAAACATTGTTAGATGATCCTAAATCTGCAATTTTGGATATTGATCGTCAAGTTGCTGAGTTACAACGTGGTGAAGGTTTCCCATCTGCTAACTTTGGTGTGCCATTAGCTGGATCGTTGATTCCTTACATTGATAAGCAACTTGAAAGCGGTCAGTCAAAAGAAGAGTGGAAAGGTCAGGTTGAAACCAACAAGATCTTGGGTAATTCACAAATTGTTCCAATTGATGGTCACTGTGTCCGTATTGGCGCGATGCGTTGTCACTCTCAAGCATTGACGATCAAGTTGAAAAAAGATGTCCCACTTGATGAAATCGAAGATATGATTCGTACTTCAAACCAATGGGCGAAAGTTGTACCAAACACTCGTGAAGCGTCTATGACTGACCTTACACCTGTTGCTGTAACTGGTACTTTAACTGTACCTGTTGGCCGTTTGCGTAAACTTAATATGGGTAAAGAATATTTAGGCGCATTCACAGTAGGTGACCAATTACTTTGGGGCGCTGCTGAACCTTTACGTCGCATGTTACGTATCTTAGTAGAATATAAGAACTCATAATTTGGTCTGAATTATTCAGTCAAAACAAAAAGCCGATCACATTAGATCGGCTTTTTCGTAACTGGTTTGTGAAAAAATTACAATTTATTTACATTTCATTATTGTATAATTTTGAACGACTTTACGACTTATTAGGTCATGGATTGAGATGACTGTTTATAACAAATTAAAAATTGCCATTTTCACCATTATGTCTTCGCCTTCTATTTATGCGATTACATTAGACCCTATACAAATTCAGTCCGCACCCGGCGATTTGTTATATGCAGAAATGAACTTCCAGCAAGCTGATCCCAATTCCACTTTGCAAGTCAGTTTAGCAACCCCCGAAGATTTAAGTGCTTTGGGCGTAACTCATCAGCCGCCGGGAAATCTTAATTTTTATACACGCCAAAATGGACAAGGTTCTGGGGTTATTGTTATTACCTCATCCCGCCCTGTTATTGATCCTGAACTCAATATTGTTGTAAAAATCAGTGAAGGCTCTGCAACTCGTTTGCAGCATATCAAAACTGTAATTAAGCCCTCTTCTATAAAAAAGACCGAAAATAACGAAAGTACTTTATCACCTCAGCTTGTCCTGAATGAAAAGGATATTGCTTTAAATCTGCCAGAAAGTACCCAATATGCTTCATCAACTTCGCCCCCAACTACAATAAACTCAAATAGTGAACAAAGTCTTAATATCAACGCTGGGACTGCCCCCGCGATAAATACGAATTCAACTCCCTCACTTAGCGAAAAATCTTCGGCTCAGGCAGCTCAACAAATTGCAATAAGTCCTACTCCTGATCAGGCGAAAACAAAAGCTCTCACTAAGTCAGATGCAAATAATTCACCAAAACCGTCGGTTAAAAATTTAGCAGTACAAAAGAAGTCTGTTCCATCCAAAAAGCTCAGTCAAAATTCTGCAAAGAAACAAACCCTAAGTCCGTCTAGAGGACCAATAACTTCAAGTAAATATGTAGTACAACACAATGAGTCTTTATGGAGCATTGCTAATCGTATTGCAGCGAAAACCAAACAGCCAGTTGCAAAAGTCATGCATGATATTCAAAAACAAAATCAGCATGCTTTTATTCAAGGCGATGTAAACCGTTTACGTCAGGGAATCGCTCTAAAACTCGCCCATACTCCTGCCACTCAAAATCAGCAAAATAAATCAAAAACAGAAATAACGCGTACTAAAAAATCACCTTCTGGCCAAGCTAAATACCGTTTGCAACAAGCAGAAATGAGTATCGTGGCTGAAAACAGCCAAAATTCTACCCATGGAAGTGCTAAAAAGAGCACACAACAAAGTCAAAACAATACTGAGTTAGCAGTAAAAGTTATGACAAAAAGAGAAAAAAACGTTACATTACAAAGGAATGTAACCAAACTGAATCAAACTTTACGTTTAAAAGACCAGCGTATTCAACTTTTGAATGCACGTTTGGCAGAGTTACAACAGCAGTTACAAGCACAGCAGCAAACTCATAAGCAAAAACATTAAGTTAAAACCAGAGTTAGCTCGCTTTATATTGCAAATATTTATTTTTTAAGGGGAAAGTAATGCTATATGTGATTCCGTTCATCATATTACTCGTGGTCGCTGTTATTTTAAAAAAACGCGAGAATAGCCAGAAACAAGAGGCCACCTCCCCTAAAATGCTAAATAAAAAAACCAATAAAAAAGCAAACTCTAAATCGAGTAAAAACTCCCGTGAAAAAAGTAAAGCACATGAGGTAGAAGAAACACTTCTATCTATTCCACAGAGCAGTCCTGTTCCAGAAGCTGTACGTCAAAAAATCCAACAGCTCATTCAAGAAAAGCAATATTCAGCCGCTGAAGCTCAAGTGAATCAGGCGTTAAAAAAAGATAATACTCAACATGAGCTTTATTTATTATTGCTTGAAGTTCATATTGCACAGAAAGATGAATTTGCCATAACGCAATTGATTAGTCATATTCGTAGCTTGACATTAAATAAAATAGTGGCTCAAGCAGAAACTAGACAAAAAGAATATGAGTCTTCAAGACAATCTGATGCCATCGATTTCCCTCAAGCTCAAACATATAAAGAACCAAAAAATACACCTGACACAACAGCTCAGTTTGACCAATTAACAACAAGTTCTTCTGAAGCTTCTTTCGATGACTTGCAGAAAGACTATGCACCTGTAAAGCAAGAACCTGTTGTTGAAGTTGAACCTCTAGAATTTAATTTCTCATTTGAGCAAAAAACAACAGAAGTCGATTCTGCTAAACCTGAAGATAAAATTAGCACTGAAACAGACAGTGAAACAAATGACTTAAATACTTTAGAGTTTTCATTTGATTTAGAGTCTATCCCAAATAAAGCAGAAAAGTCTTTTGAGACTACCTCTGAATTGTCTGTTGAAACAATCAAAATTGATACAACCGCTACGCCAGACATTGATCTTGATTTTAGTGATTTTTCAATAGATAAAGACACTGCTTCACAAAGCAATATCTCTCAAGAAACCGTCTTAGAAGAAAATATTCAAACTCAGCCGTTATCAATTGAAACCCTTGAGTTTTCGTTAAACCCTATAGAGTCTGAAGATAACCAACCGAATTTAAATGAATCAGAACTTAGTCTTGAAAACAACGACCCACTTGTCCAAGCTTTTCCAGAATTAAAA is a genomic window containing:
- a CDS encoding endonuclease/exonuclease/phosphatase family protein, giving the protein MIYIEVLAGLVIWLSFWSLIPRDEWWFRGADFPRLQILFVGLLAFVGMLFWPTEWNLWREILLAVLIAAIAYQLKMVLPYTLLWKKQVKQVRRSQLDPQKQISLIVSNVLTPNDKYHLLLEQVQTLQPDLLLTLESDKIWENALNGIEQNYPYRVPVPLDNLYGMHLYSRLPLSNTEVKFILSDEIPSIHTTVTLRSGMSVQLYCLHPKPPSPTEAKDSTLRDAELLIVGDQIKDLDESCIVMGDLNDVAWSRTTRLFQRISGLLDPRVGRHFINTFHADYPLLRWSLDHIFHSTDFGLVKMQRLPHIGSDHFPVYVVLQTGRIFEQVQEELEQTQTDEEEAQTAIQEGIAKAEKEEKIVTDEIAQPYKEKSI
- the gltP gene encoding glutamate/aspartate:proton symporter GltP translates to MKNFKFSLAWQILIALILGIVVGAVLHNQPEIKDSIVNNFLAPLGKIFISLIKMIVIPIVFSTLILGIAGVGSTKSLGRLGFKTILYFEIITTIAILVGLVAANIFHPGSGIDMSQLVQSDISQYKHTTEEVQSQSHGLIQTILSLIPTNIISSMAHGEMLPVIFFAVLFGVGLSSLPATTKDPLLNVFHAVSETMFRVTHIIMKYAPVGVFGLIAVTVANFGFASLIPLGKLVVLVYSAILFFALVVLGLTAKMFGINIFILLKILKDELILAFSTASSETVLPRIMQKMEAYGAPKAISSFVIPTGYSFNLDGSTLYQSIAAIFIAQLYGIEMSISQQVILVVTLMITSKGIAGVPGVSFVVLLATLGSVGIPVEGLAFIAGVDRIMDMARTALNVVGNALAVLVISKWEKQYDSEKAAAYEASFK
- the lpxL gene encoding LpxL/LpxP family Kdo(2)-lipid IV(A) lauroyl/palmitoleoyl acyltransferase, which gives rise to MSQKQPYTPGEFQWSFLLPKYWGVWIAIVFLMLLAILPWAIQWRLAHGVANLAWKYLKSRRKTTIRNLEVCFPEWSADKVQQQAQQVFVDMMLGVFETLNAWYKPDWFKNRVTIEGLEHITNAQAQGKGVLLLGTHSTLLDAGGYLCAQYFEPDVVYRPQNNPLLDMLIYRCRGTIYKAQIDHDDMRGLIRHLKDGDAIWYSPDQDFGLKQGVMAPFFGVPAATVTAHRRLLKISKAVAVPLYFYRHGDLKNPKYHVLIEPAVDNMPSEDEVDDATRVNKIIENQLRIAPTQYMWFHRRFKTRPEGYEEIY
- a CDS encoding glycosyltransferase family 4 protein, whose product is MKVMQLLPELNSGGVERGTLEIARALVAQGHQSIVVSNGGRLVSQLEAEGSTHLTLPIHKKSLSSLWQIRPLRQLIEQHQPNIVHVRSRVPAWLTYFALRKIPKNKRPHLISTVHGFYSVNRYSAIMTQAEKVIAVSDSVVKYITDHYKNCPPQDIVRIYRGIDPAAFPHNYHPPAQWFNQVFNDFPELENKFLLCLPGRITRLKGHESLIELMQKLGEQYPQLHAVVVGGADTKKQAYLNELQSTIQSKGLADKITFVGHRSDIREWLAFSDIVLSLSNQAETFGRTALEALSVGTPVIGWNRGGVAEILSNVYPQGLVEVENETALLETVKKHIEQPQAVDPVTMFSLKDMCDQTLALYESVLK
- a CDS encoding ATP-binding cassette domain-containing protein, yielding MAYITLRDVQLAFGGPALLDGANFNLERGERVCLIGRNGEGKSTLLKLIEGSLLPDSGEVSIQNGLTVSMLAQDVPMDSGKVADIVADGAGEAAEVLRAYHEATDACMLGDMEACDRMGNLQHKLDQLDGWALENKVNALLSKMGLDPNADLADLSGGRKRRVLLARALLTQPDVLLLDEPTNHLDVESIEWLEKFLLDQNNLTLLFISHDRSFVDSIATRIVELDRGVLRTYEGNYSRYLELKAQQMEAEEKQNALFDKKLAEEEAWIRQGIKARRTRNEGRVRALKALRDESKARRSQQGKVSMATQDANRSGKLVFDIENLSVSYGDNLLIKDFSALVMRGDRIGLVGDNGVGKTTLIKAILGTIEHGGSVKTGTQLEVAYFDQLRNALDLEKTVMANVSEGSDFVDVNGNRRHIYSYLQDFLFSPERARTPVKALSGGERNRILLAKLLLKPSNLIVMDEPTNDLDMVTLELLEEMLSDYKGTLLLISHDRAFMDNVVTSTWVFDGKGNIAEYIGGYQDYLQQRPDDKVVDQKSDVKKAQAKAEAEKAAAQNSVKKVKLSYKDQRELEQLPAEIEKLETEQAELSNKLADGSWFVSNADAATKASQRLTEIDELLLEKLERWDVLEQMSKGN
- a CDS encoding LysE family translocator, with the protein product MLELSQILAFGLICLAMVLTPGPNMIYLISRSICQGKTAGFISLGGVAVGFIFYMLCASFGITALIVAVPYAYDTIRIAGAIYLLWLAWKALRPNAAPIFNLKDLSVDSPAKLFLMGFATNLLNPKIAIMYLSLLPQFIHPQQGSILWQSIQLGTIQIFVSVSVNALIVLSAGSIALFLQQKPLWANIQRWLMGTVLAGLAVKILLENRR
- the asd gene encoding aspartate-semialdehyde dehydrogenase; translation: MKVGLVGWRGMVGSVLMQRMVEENDFAHIEPFYFSTSNAGGEAPSFGGKTAPALMEATDINSLKQMDVIITCQGGDYTSEVFPQLKATGWNGYWIDAASTLRMSDDAIIVLDPVNLNVIKDGLVNGTKTFVGGNCTVSLMLMGVGSLFQNNLVEWMTAMTYQAASGAGAQNMRELITGMGYLYNNTKTLLDDPKSAILDIDRQVAELQRGEGFPSANFGVPLAGSLIPYIDKQLESGQSKEEWKGQVETNKILGNSQIVPIDGHCVRIGAMRCHSQALTIKLKKDVPLDEIEDMIRTSNQWAKVVPNTREASMTDLTPVAVTGTLTVPVGRLRKLNMGKEYLGAFTVGDQLLWGAAEPLRRMLRILVEYKNS